The following DNA comes from Alienimonas californiensis.
CTCGCTCAGGCCGAGCGTCACCTGATTGCTGATCTGGTAGAAGTCGCCCATCGCCTGCGAGCCTTCGCCGTAGAGGCCGCGGACGGCGAGGCGGATTTTTTGCAGGGCCTGGAAAACCTTTTGGATTTCCTTGGTCAGCACCAGCGCCGGGAGGTGCAGCATCACGCTGACCCGCAGGCCGGTGCCGCAGTTGGTGGGGCAGGCGGTGAGGAAGCCGAACTGCTCGTCGAACGCGTACGGCAGTTGGGCCTCGATCGCGTCGTCAATGGCGTCCGCTTTCGCCCAGGCGCCCTTCACGTCGAAGCCGCTGGCGAGCACCTGGATGCGGAGGTGGTCCTCCTCGTTCATCATCACCGAGACGGTTTCGTCCCGGCTGACGGCCACGCCGCGGGGGCCGTCGCCGTCGGCGAGTTCGCGGCTGATCAGTTGCCGTTCGACCAGCAGTTGAGCGTCGATCTCCTCTAATTCTCCCAGATCGAACGGGTGCAGCGTGGGGCTGGCGTCCAGCTCGCCCAGCGTGCCGGAGAGCAGCGAGAACACCTCCGCCTTGGTGGCGTCCTCCGCCCGCACGGGGAAGGGGAACTGGGAGAGGTTGCGGGCCAGCCGGATGCGGCTGGAGACGACGACGTCGCTGTCCGGTCCGGTGCCGCGGAGCCACTCGCCGCTGTTGGCGGTCAGGGTGTCCAGATGCACCGGGGCGAGCTTTCGTCGACAACCATCCGCGTTTTGATCACCCCGTCGCGGAGAATGCGGGGGAAGCGGATTCTAGGTGACCCCGGGGGGCGGTCAACGTGAGCGACCCGCAGTCCGGCGGCGTCGTCGTGGGATCGGGGACGCGACGGGGCGGCGGCGGACTGGCGTCCTGGGCGGTTCGTCCCGACGATGCCCGCGCCATGCCCGCACCGCACGCCCAACGACATACGCCCAACCGCGAGACGTTCCTCGCCA
Coding sequences within:
- a CDS encoding protein arginine kinase, whose translation is MHLDTLTANSGEWLRGTGPDSDVVVSSRIRLARNLSQFPFPVRAEDATKAEVFSLLSGTLGELDASPTLHPFDLGELEEIDAQLLVERQLISRELADGDGPRGVAVSRDETVSVMMNEEDHLRIQVLASGFDVKGAWAKADAIDDAIEAQLPYAFDEQFGFLTACPTNCGTGLRVSVMLHLPALVLTKEIQKVFQALQKIRLAVRGLYGEGSQAMGDFYQISNQVTLGLSETELVEKVAEVVPNIISYERRVRKALVRQDRRSLHDQIARAHGVLKSAQTISSDETMGLLSSLRLGVNLGLIDELDPATVNEMFIHTQPAHLQKLKGQELSSPQRNVARAGYLRDKLANAELDTDQ